In Aegilops tauschii subsp. strangulata cultivar AL8/78 chromosome 3, Aet v6.0, whole genome shotgun sequence, one genomic interval encodes:
- the LOC109786043 gene encoding uncharacterized protein: MLRLRRLLLRVQATVEEAERRQITNQAMLRQLEMLRNGMYRGYYMLDALACTCPAAKDEVSDRSLALCQFSPVKRLCLSARAPKNTVFDCNELGKVLCRLEKIVADMEEFVVFLKCYPLLCRQPCSSYLSTGMCMFGRHTEYERIVSFLLQVGPPGTANFSVLPVVGPARVGKSTLVEHVCYDDRVRGYFSSIVFLSGDDLQLHGAEVNALQDSGVIK; this comes from the coding sequence ATGCTACGGCTGCGCCGCCTGCTGCTGCGAGTCCAGGCCACCGTCGAGGAGGCCGAGAGGCGGCAGATCACCAACCAGGCGATGCTCCGGCAGCTCGAGATGCTGAGGAACGGCATGTACAGAGGCTACTACATGCTCGACGCCCTCGCATGCACATGCCCTGCGGCCAAAGATGAGGTGAGCGACCGCTCTCTCGCCCTGTGCCAATTCAGTCCCGTCAAGCGGCTCTGCCTCTCTGCCAGGGCGCCGAAGAACACGGTGTTCGACTGCAACGAGCTCGGCAAAGTGCTCTGTCGGCTTGAGAAGATTGTCGCCGACATGGAGGAGTTTGTGGTGTTCTTGAAGTGCTATCCTCTGCTGTGCCGGCAACCTTGCAGCAGCTACCTGTCTACAGGCATGTGCATGTTTGGTCGTCACACGGAATACGAGAGGATCGTGAGCTTCCTGCTGCAGGTTGGCCCCCCTGGCACGGCAAATTTCAGTGTTCTTCCGGTAGTCGGACCCGCAAGGGTCGGAAAGAGCACCCTCGTTGAGCATGTTTGCTACGACGACAGGGTGCGCGGCTACTTCTCCTCCATTGTTTTCCTTAGCGGGGATGATCTCCAACTCCATGGCGCGGAAGTGAATGCTCTGCAAGACAGTGGTGTTATCAAGTAG